The Symphalangus syndactylus isolate Jambi chromosome 3, NHGRI_mSymSyn1-v2.1_pri, whole genome shotgun sequence genome has a segment encoding these proteins:
- the DAB2IP gene encoding disabled homolog 2-interacting protein isoform X5 yields the protein MENLRRAVHPNKDNSRRVEHILKLWVIEAKDLPAKKKYLCELCLDDVLYARTTGKLKTDNVFWGEHFEFHNLPPLRTVTVHLYRETDKKKKKERNSYLGLVSLPAASVAGRQFVEKWYPVVTPNPKGGKGPGPMIRIKARYQTITILPMEMYKEFAEHITNHYLGLCAALEPILSAKTKEEMASALVHILQSTGKVKDFLTDLMMSEVDRCGDNEHLIFRENTLATKAIEEYLKLVGQKYLQDALGEFIKALYESDENCEVDPSKCSAADLPEHQGNLKMCCELAFCKIINSYCVFPRELKEVFASWRQECSSRGRPDISERLISASLFLRFLCPAIMSPSLFNLLQEYPDDRTARTLTLIAKVTQNLANFAKFGSKEEYMSFMNQFLEHEWTNMQRFLLEISNPETLSNTAGFEGYIDLGRELSSLHSLLWEAVSQLEQSIVSKLGPLPRILRDVHTALSTPGSGQLPGTNDLASTPGSGSSSISAGLQKMVIENDLSGLIDFTRLPSPTPENKDLFFVTRSSGVQPSPARSSSYSEANEPDLQMANGGKSLSMVDLQDARALDGEAGSPVGPDVLPTDGQAAAAQLVAGWPARATPVNLAGLATVRRAGQTPTTPGTSEGAPGRPQLLAPLSFQNPVYQMAAGLPLSPRGLGDSGSEGHSSLSSHSNSEELAAAAKLGSFSTAAEELARRPGELARRQMSLTEKGGQPTVPRQNSAGPQRRIDQPPPPPPPPPPAPRGRTPPNLLSTLQYPRPSSGTLASASPDWAGPSTRLRQQSSSSKGDSPELKPRAVHKQGPSPVSPNALDRTAAWLLTMNAQLLEDEGLGPDPPHRDRLRSKDELSQAEKDLAVLQDKLRISTKKLEEYETLFKCQEETTQKLVLEYQARLEEGEERLRRQQEDKDIQMKGIISRLMSVEEELKKDHAEMQAAVDSKQKIIDAQEKRIASLDAANARLMSALTQLKERYSMQARNGISPTNPTKLQITENGEFRNSSNC from the exons ATGGAGAACCTGCGGCGAGCGGTGCATCCCAACAAG GACAACAGCCGGCGTGTGGAGCATATCCTGAAGCTGTGGGTGATCGAGGCCAAGGACCTGCCAGCCAAGAAGAAGTACCTGTGCGAGCTGTGCCTGGACGACGTGCTCTATGCCCGCACCACGGGCAAGCTCAAGACGGACAATGTTTTCTGGGGCGAGCACTTCGAGTTCCACAACTTGCCGCCTCTGCGTACAGTCACTGTCCACCTGTACCGGGAGACcgacaagaagaagaagaaggagcgCAACAGTTACCTGGGCCTGGTGAGCCTGCCTGCTGCCTCGGTGGCCGGGCGGCAGTTCGTGGAGAAGTGGTACCCGGTGGTGACGCCCAACCCCAAGGGCGGCAAGGGCCCTGGACCCATGATCCGCATCAAGGCGCGCTACCAAACCATCACCATCCTGCCCATGGAGATGTACAAAGAGTTCGCTGAGCACATCACCAACCACTACCTGGGGCTGTGTGCAGCCCTTGAGCCCATCCTCAGTGCCAAGACCAAGGAGGAGATGGCATCTGCCCTGGTGCACATCCTGCAGAGCACGGGCAAGGTGAAG GACTTCCTGACAGACCTGATGATGTCAGAGGTGGACCGCTGCGGGGACAATGAGCACCTCATCTTTCGGGAGAACACACTGGCCACCAAGGCCATCGAGGAGTACCTCAAGCTAGTGGGCCAGAAGTACCTGCAGGATGCCCTAG GTGAGTTCATCAAAGCACTGTATGAGTCAGATGAGAACTGCGAAGTGGATCCCAGCAAGTGCTCGGCCGCTGACCTCCCAGAGCACCAGGGCAACCTCAAGATGTGCTGCGAGCTGGCCTTCTGCAAGATCATCAACTCCTACTG TGTCTTCCCACGGGAGTTGAAAGAGGTGTTTGCCTCCTGGAGGCAGGAGTGCAGCAGTCGCGGCCGGCCGGACATCAGTGAGCGGCTCATCAGCGCCTCCCTCTTCCTGCGCTTCCTCTGCCCAGCCATCATGTCGCCCTCGCTCTTCAACCTGCTGCAGGAGTACCCTGATGACCGCACTGCCCGCACCCTCACCCTCATCGCCAAGGTCACCCAGAACCTGGCCAACTTCGCCAA ATTTGGCAGCAAGGAGGAATACATGTCCTTCATGAACCAGTTCCTAGAGCATGAGTGGACCAACATGCAGCGCTTCCTGCTGGAGATCTCCAACCCTGAGACCCTCTCCAATACAGCCGGCTTCGAGGGCTACATCGACCTGGGCCGCGAGCTCTCCAGCCTGCACTCACTGCTCTGGGAGGCCGTCAGCCAGCTGGAGCAG AGCATAGTATCCAAACTGGGACCCCTGCCTCGGATCCTAAGGGACGTCCACACAGCACTGAGCACCCCAGGTAGTGGGCAGCTCCCAGGGACCAACGACCTGGCCTCCACACCGGGCTCTGGCAGCAGCAGCATCTCAGCTGGGCTGCAGAAGATGGTGATTGAGAACGATCTTTCCGG TCTGATAGATTTCACCCGGTTACCGTCTCCAACCCCCGAAAACAAGGACTTGTTTTTTGTCACAAGGTCCTCCGGGGTCCAGCCCTCACCTGCCCGCAGCTCGAGTTACTCGGAAGCCAACGAGCCTGATCTTCAGATGGCCAACGGTGGCAAGAGCCTCTCCATGGTGGACCTCCAGGACGCCCGCGCGCTGGACGGGGAGGCAGGCTCCCCGGTGGGCCCCGACGTCCTCCCCACAGATGGGCAGGCCGCTGCAGCTCAGCTGGTGGCCGGGTGGCCGGCCCGGGCAACCCCAGTGAACCTGGCAGGGCTGGCCACAGTGCGGCGGGCAGGCCAGACACCAACCACACCAGGCACCTCCGAGGGCGCGCCAGGCCGGCCCCAGCTGTTGGCACCGCTCTCCTTCCAGAACCCTGTGTACCAGATGGCGGCTGGTCTGCCGCTGTCACCCCGTGGCCTTGGCGACTCAGGCTCTGAGGGCCACAGCTCCCTGAGCTCACACAGCAACAGCGAGGAGTTGGCAGCCGCTGCCAAGCTGGGAAGTTTCAGCACTGCCGCGGAGGAGCTGGCTCGGCGGCCCGGTGAGCTGGCACGGCGACAGATGTCACTGACTGAAAAAGGCGGGCAGCCCACGGTGCCACGGCAGAACAGTGCTGGCCCCCAGAGGAGGATCGACCAGcctccgcccccacccccgccgcCACCTCCTGCCCCCCGCGGCCGGACACCCCCCAACCTGCTGAGCACCCTGCAGTACCCAAGACCCTCAAGCGGAACCCTGGCATCAGCCTCACCTGATTGGGCGGGTCCCAGTACCCGCCTGAGGCAGCAGTCCTCTTCCTCCAAGGGGGACAGCCCAGAACTGAAGCCACGGGCAGTGCACAAGCAG GGCCCTTCACCCGTGAGCCCCAATGCCCTGGACCGCACAGCCGCTTGGCTCTTGACCATGAACGCGCAGTTGTTAGAAGACGAGGGCCTGGGCCCAGACCCCCCCCACAGGGATAGGCTAAGGAGTAAGGACGAGCTCAGCCAAGCAGAAAAG GACCTGGCGGTGCTGCAGGACAAGCTGCGAATCTCCACCAAGAAGCTGGAGGAGTATGAGACCCTGTTCAAGTGCCAGGAGGAGACGACGCAGAAGCTGGTGCTGGAGTACCAGGCACGGCTGGAGGAGGGCGAGGAGCGGCTGCGGCGGCAGCAGGAGGACAAGGACATCCAGATGAAGGGCATCATCAGCAG GTTGATGTCCGTGGAAGAAGAACTGAAGAAGGACCACGCAGAGATGCAAGCGGCTGTGGACTCCAAACAGAAGATCATTGATGCCCAG GAGAAGCGCATTGCCTCGCTGGATGCCGCCAATGCCCGCCTCATGAGCGCCCTGACCCAGCTGAAAGAGAGGTACAGCATGCAAGCCCGTAACGGCATCTCCCCCACCAACCCCACCAAATTGCAGATTACTGAGAACGGCGAGTTCAGAAACAGCAGCAATTGTTAA
- the DAB2IP gene encoding disabled homolog 2-interacting protein isoform X3, translated as MEPDSLLDQDDSYESPQERPGSRRSLPGSLSEKSPSMEPSAATPFRVTGFLSRRLKGSIKRTKSQPKLDRNHSFRHILPGFRSAAAAAADNERSHLMPRLKESRSHESLLSPSSAVEALDLSMEEEVVIKPVHSSILGQDYCFEVTTSSGSKCFSCRSAAERDKWMENLRRAVHPNKDNSRRVEHILKLWVIEAKDLPAKKKYLCELCLDDVLYARTTGKLKTDNVFWGEHFEFHNLPPLRTVTVHLYRETDKKKKKERNSYLGLVSLPAASVAGRQFVEKWYPVVTPNPKGGKGPGPMIRIKARYQTITILPMEMYKEFAEHITNHYLGLCAALEPILSAKTKEEMASALVHILQSTGKVKDFLTDLMMSEVDRCGDNEHLIFRENTLATKAIEEYLKLVGQKYLQDALGEFIKALYESDENCEVDPSKCSAADLPEHQGNLKMCCELAFCKIINSYCVFPRELKEVFASWRQECSSRGRPDISERLISASLFLRFLCPAIMSPSLFNLLQEYPDDRTARTLTLIAKVTQNLANFAKFGSKEEYMSFMNQFLEHEWTNMQRFLLEISNPETLSNTAGFEGYIDLGRELSSLHSLLWEAVSQLEQSIVSKLGPLPRILRDVHTALSTPGSGQLPGTNDLASTPGSGSSSISAGLQKMVIENDLSGLIDFTRLPSPTPENKDLFFVTRSSGVQPSPARSSSYSEANEPDLQMANGGKSLSMVDLQDARALDGEAGSPVGPDVLPTDGQAAAAQLVAGWPARATPVNLAGLATVRRAGQTPTTPGTSEGAPGRPQLLAPLSFQNPVYQMAAGLPLSPRGLGDSGSEGHSSLSSHSNSEELAAAAKLGSFSTAAEELARRPGELARRQMSLTEKGGQPTVPRQNSAGPQRRIDQPPPPPPPPPPAPRGRTPPNLLSTLQYPRPSSGTLASASPDWAGPSTRLRQQSSSSKGDSPELKPRAVHKQGPSPVSPNALDRTAAWLLTMNAQLLEDEGLGPDPPHRDRLRSKDELSQAEKDLAVLQDKLRISTKKLEEYETLFKCQEETTQKLVLEYQARLEEGEERLRRQQEDKDIQMKGIISRLMSVEEELKKDHAEMQAAVDSKQKIIDAQEKRIASLDAANARLMSALTQLKESMH; from the exons GTCCCATCTGATGCCGAGGCTGAAGGAGTCTCGCTCCCACGAGTCCCTGCTCAGCCCCAGCAGTGCGGTGGAGGCGCTGGACCTCAGCATGGAGGAAGAGGTGGTCATCAAGCCCGTGCACAGCAGCATCCTTGGCCAGGACTACTGCTTCGAG GTGACGACGTCATCAGGAAGCAAGTGCTTTTCCTGCCGGTCCGCAGCTGAGCGGGATAAGTGGATGGAGAACCTGCGGCGAGCGGTGCATCCCAACAAG GACAACAGCCGGCGTGTGGAGCATATCCTGAAGCTGTGGGTGATCGAGGCCAAGGACCTGCCAGCCAAGAAGAAGTACCTGTGCGAGCTGTGCCTGGACGACGTGCTCTATGCCCGCACCACGGGCAAGCTCAAGACGGACAATGTTTTCTGGGGCGAGCACTTCGAGTTCCACAACTTGCCGCCTCTGCGTACAGTCACTGTCCACCTGTACCGGGAGACcgacaagaagaagaagaaggagcgCAACAGTTACCTGGGCCTGGTGAGCCTGCCTGCTGCCTCGGTGGCCGGGCGGCAGTTCGTGGAGAAGTGGTACCCGGTGGTGACGCCCAACCCCAAGGGCGGCAAGGGCCCTGGACCCATGATCCGCATCAAGGCGCGCTACCAAACCATCACCATCCTGCCCATGGAGATGTACAAAGAGTTCGCTGAGCACATCACCAACCACTACCTGGGGCTGTGTGCAGCCCTTGAGCCCATCCTCAGTGCCAAGACCAAGGAGGAGATGGCATCTGCCCTGGTGCACATCCTGCAGAGCACGGGCAAGGTGAAG GACTTCCTGACAGACCTGATGATGTCAGAGGTGGACCGCTGCGGGGACAATGAGCACCTCATCTTTCGGGAGAACACACTGGCCACCAAGGCCATCGAGGAGTACCTCAAGCTAGTGGGCCAGAAGTACCTGCAGGATGCCCTAG GTGAGTTCATCAAAGCACTGTATGAGTCAGATGAGAACTGCGAAGTGGATCCCAGCAAGTGCTCGGCCGCTGACCTCCCAGAGCACCAGGGCAACCTCAAGATGTGCTGCGAGCTGGCCTTCTGCAAGATCATCAACTCCTACTG TGTCTTCCCACGGGAGTTGAAAGAGGTGTTTGCCTCCTGGAGGCAGGAGTGCAGCAGTCGCGGCCGGCCGGACATCAGTGAGCGGCTCATCAGCGCCTCCCTCTTCCTGCGCTTCCTCTGCCCAGCCATCATGTCGCCCTCGCTCTTCAACCTGCTGCAGGAGTACCCTGATGACCGCACTGCCCGCACCCTCACCCTCATCGCCAAGGTCACCCAGAACCTGGCCAACTTCGCCAA ATTTGGCAGCAAGGAGGAATACATGTCCTTCATGAACCAGTTCCTAGAGCATGAGTGGACCAACATGCAGCGCTTCCTGCTGGAGATCTCCAACCCTGAGACCCTCTCCAATACAGCCGGCTTCGAGGGCTACATCGACCTGGGCCGCGAGCTCTCCAGCCTGCACTCACTGCTCTGGGAGGCCGTCAGCCAGCTGGAGCAG AGCATAGTATCCAAACTGGGACCCCTGCCTCGGATCCTAAGGGACGTCCACACAGCACTGAGCACCCCAGGTAGTGGGCAGCTCCCAGGGACCAACGACCTGGCCTCCACACCGGGCTCTGGCAGCAGCAGCATCTCAGCTGGGCTGCAGAAGATGGTGATTGAGAACGATCTTTCCGG TCTGATAGATTTCACCCGGTTACCGTCTCCAACCCCCGAAAACAAGGACTTGTTTTTTGTCACAAGGTCCTCCGGGGTCCAGCCCTCACCTGCCCGCAGCTCGAGTTACTCGGAAGCCAACGAGCCTGATCTTCAGATGGCCAACGGTGGCAAGAGCCTCTCCATGGTGGACCTCCAGGACGCCCGCGCGCTGGACGGGGAGGCAGGCTCCCCGGTGGGCCCCGACGTCCTCCCCACAGATGGGCAGGCCGCTGCAGCTCAGCTGGTGGCCGGGTGGCCGGCCCGGGCAACCCCAGTGAACCTGGCAGGGCTGGCCACAGTGCGGCGGGCAGGCCAGACACCAACCACACCAGGCACCTCCGAGGGCGCGCCAGGCCGGCCCCAGCTGTTGGCACCGCTCTCCTTCCAGAACCCTGTGTACCAGATGGCGGCTGGTCTGCCGCTGTCACCCCGTGGCCTTGGCGACTCAGGCTCTGAGGGCCACAGCTCCCTGAGCTCACACAGCAACAGCGAGGAGTTGGCAGCCGCTGCCAAGCTGGGAAGTTTCAGCACTGCCGCGGAGGAGCTGGCTCGGCGGCCCGGTGAGCTGGCACGGCGACAGATGTCACTGACTGAAAAAGGCGGGCAGCCCACGGTGCCACGGCAGAACAGTGCTGGCCCCCAGAGGAGGATCGACCAGcctccgcccccacccccgccgcCACCTCCTGCCCCCCGCGGCCGGACACCCCCCAACCTGCTGAGCACCCTGCAGTACCCAAGACCCTCAAGCGGAACCCTGGCATCAGCCTCACCTGATTGGGCGGGTCCCAGTACCCGCCTGAGGCAGCAGTCCTCTTCCTCCAAGGGGGACAGCCCAGAACTGAAGCCACGGGCAGTGCACAAGCAG GGCCCTTCACCCGTGAGCCCCAATGCCCTGGACCGCACAGCCGCTTGGCTCTTGACCATGAACGCGCAGTTGTTAGAAGACGAGGGCCTGGGCCCAGACCCCCCCCACAGGGATAGGCTAAGGAGTAAGGACGAGCTCAGCCAAGCAGAAAAG GACCTGGCGGTGCTGCAGGACAAGCTGCGAATCTCCACCAAGAAGCTGGAGGAGTATGAGACCCTGTTCAAGTGCCAGGAGGAGACGACGCAGAAGCTGGTGCTGGAGTACCAGGCACGGCTGGAGGAGGGCGAGGAGCGGCTGCGGCGGCAGCAGGAGGACAAGGACATCCAGATGAAGGGCATCATCAGCAG GTTGATGTCCGTGGAAGAAGAACTGAAGAAGGACCACGCAGAGATGCAAGCGGCTGTGGACTCCAAACAGAAGATCATTGATGCCCAG GAGAAGCGCATTGCCTCGCTGGATGCCGCCAATGCCCGCCTCATGAGCGCCCTGACCCAGCTGAAAGAGAG tatGCATTAG
- the DAB2IP gene encoding disabled homolog 2-interacting protein isoform X4: protein MPRLKESRSHESLLSPSSAVEALDLSMEEEVVIKPVHSSILGQDYCFEVTTSSGSKCFSCRSAAERDKWMENLRRAVHPNKDNSRRVEHILKLWVIEAKDLPAKKKYLCELCLDDVLYARTTGKLKTDNVFWGEHFEFHNLPPLRTVTVHLYRETDKKKKKERNSYLGLVSLPAASVAGRQFVEKWYPVVTPNPKGGKGPGPMIRIKARYQTITILPMEMYKEFAEHITNHYLGLCAALEPILSAKTKEEMASALVHILQSTGKVKDFLTDLMMSEVDRCGDNEHLIFRENTLATKAIEEYLKLVGQKYLQDALGEFIKALYESDENCEVDPSKCSAADLPEHQGNLKMCCELAFCKIINSYCVFPRELKEVFASWRQECSSRGRPDISERLISASLFLRFLCPAIMSPSLFNLLQEYPDDRTARTLTLIAKVTQNLANFAKFGSKEEYMSFMNQFLEHEWTNMQRFLLEISNPETLSNTAGFEGYIDLGRELSSLHSLLWEAVSQLEQSIVSKLGPLPRILRDVHTALSTPGSGQLPGTNDLASTPGSGSSSISAGLQKMVIENDLSGLIDFTRLPSPTPENKDLFFVTRSSGVQPSPARSSSYSEANEPDLQMANGGKSLSMVDLQDARALDGEAGSPVGPDVLPTDGQAAAAQLVAGWPARATPVNLAGLATVRRAGQTPTTPGTSEGAPGRPQLLAPLSFQNPVYQMAAGLPLSPRGLGDSGSEGHSSLSSHSNSEELAAAAKLGSFSTAAEELARRPGELARRQMSLTEKGGQPTVPRQNSAGPQRRIDQPPPPPPPPPPAPRGRTPPNLLSTLQYPRPSSGTLASASPDWAGPSTRLRQQSSSSKGDSPELKPRAVHKQGPSPVSPNALDRTAAWLLTMNAQLLEDEGLGPDPPHRDRLRSKDELSQAEKDLAVLQDKLRISTKKLEEYETLFKCQEETTQKLVLEYQARLEEGEERLRRQQEDKDIQMKGIISRLMSVEEELKKDHAEMQAAVDSKQKIIDAQEKRIASLDAANARLMSALTQLKERYSMQARNGISPTNPTKLQITENGEFRNSSNC, encoded by the exons ATGCCGAGGCTGAAGGAGTCTCGCTCCCACGAGTCCCTGCTCAGCCCCAGCAGTGCGGTGGAGGCGCTGGACCTCAGCATGGAGGAAGAGGTGGTCATCAAGCCCGTGCACAGCAGCATCCTTGGCCAGGACTACTGCTTCGAG GTGACGACGTCATCAGGAAGCAAGTGCTTTTCCTGCCGGTCCGCAGCTGAGCGGGATAAGTGGATGGAGAACCTGCGGCGAGCGGTGCATCCCAACAAG GACAACAGCCGGCGTGTGGAGCATATCCTGAAGCTGTGGGTGATCGAGGCCAAGGACCTGCCAGCCAAGAAGAAGTACCTGTGCGAGCTGTGCCTGGACGACGTGCTCTATGCCCGCACCACGGGCAAGCTCAAGACGGACAATGTTTTCTGGGGCGAGCACTTCGAGTTCCACAACTTGCCGCCTCTGCGTACAGTCACTGTCCACCTGTACCGGGAGACcgacaagaagaagaagaaggagcgCAACAGTTACCTGGGCCTGGTGAGCCTGCCTGCTGCCTCGGTGGCCGGGCGGCAGTTCGTGGAGAAGTGGTACCCGGTGGTGACGCCCAACCCCAAGGGCGGCAAGGGCCCTGGACCCATGATCCGCATCAAGGCGCGCTACCAAACCATCACCATCCTGCCCATGGAGATGTACAAAGAGTTCGCTGAGCACATCACCAACCACTACCTGGGGCTGTGTGCAGCCCTTGAGCCCATCCTCAGTGCCAAGACCAAGGAGGAGATGGCATCTGCCCTGGTGCACATCCTGCAGAGCACGGGCAAGGTGAAG GACTTCCTGACAGACCTGATGATGTCAGAGGTGGACCGCTGCGGGGACAATGAGCACCTCATCTTTCGGGAGAACACACTGGCCACCAAGGCCATCGAGGAGTACCTCAAGCTAGTGGGCCAGAAGTACCTGCAGGATGCCCTAG GTGAGTTCATCAAAGCACTGTATGAGTCAGATGAGAACTGCGAAGTGGATCCCAGCAAGTGCTCGGCCGCTGACCTCCCAGAGCACCAGGGCAACCTCAAGATGTGCTGCGAGCTGGCCTTCTGCAAGATCATCAACTCCTACTG TGTCTTCCCACGGGAGTTGAAAGAGGTGTTTGCCTCCTGGAGGCAGGAGTGCAGCAGTCGCGGCCGGCCGGACATCAGTGAGCGGCTCATCAGCGCCTCCCTCTTCCTGCGCTTCCTCTGCCCAGCCATCATGTCGCCCTCGCTCTTCAACCTGCTGCAGGAGTACCCTGATGACCGCACTGCCCGCACCCTCACCCTCATCGCCAAGGTCACCCAGAACCTGGCCAACTTCGCCAA ATTTGGCAGCAAGGAGGAATACATGTCCTTCATGAACCAGTTCCTAGAGCATGAGTGGACCAACATGCAGCGCTTCCTGCTGGAGATCTCCAACCCTGAGACCCTCTCCAATACAGCCGGCTTCGAGGGCTACATCGACCTGGGCCGCGAGCTCTCCAGCCTGCACTCACTGCTCTGGGAGGCCGTCAGCCAGCTGGAGCAG AGCATAGTATCCAAACTGGGACCCCTGCCTCGGATCCTAAGGGACGTCCACACAGCACTGAGCACCCCAGGTAGTGGGCAGCTCCCAGGGACCAACGACCTGGCCTCCACACCGGGCTCTGGCAGCAGCAGCATCTCAGCTGGGCTGCAGAAGATGGTGATTGAGAACGATCTTTCCGG TCTGATAGATTTCACCCGGTTACCGTCTCCAACCCCCGAAAACAAGGACTTGTTTTTTGTCACAAGGTCCTCCGGGGTCCAGCCCTCACCTGCCCGCAGCTCGAGTTACTCGGAAGCCAACGAGCCTGATCTTCAGATGGCCAACGGTGGCAAGAGCCTCTCCATGGTGGACCTCCAGGACGCCCGCGCGCTGGACGGGGAGGCAGGCTCCCCGGTGGGCCCCGACGTCCTCCCCACAGATGGGCAGGCCGCTGCAGCTCAGCTGGTGGCCGGGTGGCCGGCCCGGGCAACCCCAGTGAACCTGGCAGGGCTGGCCACAGTGCGGCGGGCAGGCCAGACACCAACCACACCAGGCACCTCCGAGGGCGCGCCAGGCCGGCCCCAGCTGTTGGCACCGCTCTCCTTCCAGAACCCTGTGTACCAGATGGCGGCTGGTCTGCCGCTGTCACCCCGTGGCCTTGGCGACTCAGGCTCTGAGGGCCACAGCTCCCTGAGCTCACACAGCAACAGCGAGGAGTTGGCAGCCGCTGCCAAGCTGGGAAGTTTCAGCACTGCCGCGGAGGAGCTGGCTCGGCGGCCCGGTGAGCTGGCACGGCGACAGATGTCACTGACTGAAAAAGGCGGGCAGCCCACGGTGCCACGGCAGAACAGTGCTGGCCCCCAGAGGAGGATCGACCAGcctccgcccccacccccgccgcCACCTCCTGCCCCCCGCGGCCGGACACCCCCCAACCTGCTGAGCACCCTGCAGTACCCAAGACCCTCAAGCGGAACCCTGGCATCAGCCTCACCTGATTGGGCGGGTCCCAGTACCCGCCTGAGGCAGCAGTCCTCTTCCTCCAAGGGGGACAGCCCAGAACTGAAGCCACGGGCAGTGCACAAGCAG GGCCCTTCACCCGTGAGCCCCAATGCCCTGGACCGCACAGCCGCTTGGCTCTTGACCATGAACGCGCAGTTGTTAGAAGACGAGGGCCTGGGCCCAGACCCCCCCCACAGGGATAGGCTAAGGAGTAAGGACGAGCTCAGCCAAGCAGAAAAG GACCTGGCGGTGCTGCAGGACAAGCTGCGAATCTCCACCAAGAAGCTGGAGGAGTATGAGACCCTGTTCAAGTGCCAGGAGGAGACGACGCAGAAGCTGGTGCTGGAGTACCAGGCACGGCTGGAGGAGGGCGAGGAGCGGCTGCGGCGGCAGCAGGAGGACAAGGACATCCAGATGAAGGGCATCATCAGCAG GTTGATGTCCGTGGAAGAAGAACTGAAGAAGGACCACGCAGAGATGCAAGCGGCTGTGGACTCCAAACAGAAGATCATTGATGCCCAG GAGAAGCGCATTGCCTCGCTGGATGCCGCCAATGCCCGCCTCATGAGCGCCCTGACCCAGCTGAAAGAGAGGTACAGCATGCAAGCCCGTAACGGCATCTCCCCCACCAACCCCACCAAATTGCAGATTACTGAGAACGGCGAGTTCAGAAACAGCAGCAATTGTTAA